The proteins below are encoded in one region of Fulvia fulva chromosome 9, complete sequence:
- a CDS encoding Pre-mRNA-splicing factor prp1, with protein sequence MSGRKDFLSQQAPENYVAGLGRGATGFTTRSDLGPAREGPSEEQIKEALAKRAAALGNAPPTAYGVTKKKDEDEEVDEQFRDAENEEGLFATGNYDREDDEADRIYQAVDDRMGRRRKISREEREQREREDFERKNPKIQQQFADLKRALNTVSDEDWQNIPEVGDLTGKNRRSKQNKNSRFYAVPDSVLAGARDSGQLGAEVQDEGAATEATNGDQADGTVTNFADIGAARDKVLQARLDKAAQSSGTATAGTSTSIDPKGYLTSLGNTELSNIPGAQNVGDIKRARVLLESVIKTNPRHGPGWIAAARLEEYAGKIVAARNVMRRGCEMCPKSEDVWLESMRLNENANAKIIAADAIKHNDRSVRLWIEASKLEAVPAAKKRVLRKALDHIPQSVAIWKEAVNLEEDPADAKLLLAKATEIIPLSTELWLALARLESPEQAQVVLNKARKAVPTSHEIWIAAARLQEQSGKEDMVYKVMDRAIRALIKESAMLKREEWIEQAELCEEEGALVTCRSIVKETIGWGLDEDDDRKQVWLDDAKSSIARGRFETARAIFAKAKQEFYHRRSVWLASADLERSHGTKEALLSVLEEATKSIPTSSEMWMQLAREKWLTGDVAGARQVLGEAFSKNPESEDIYLAAVKLEADNGEEEQARRLLAQARSDARTDRVFIRSVAFERQTGHNDRALELVNEGIDTFPRTDKLWMMKGQIYEAKNMLPQAREAYSNGRRNCPKSVPLWLLASRLEERMGTVLKARAILDQARKAVPKDPQLWTETIRLELRAKNTPAANQKLAQALQECPKSGLIWAERIWHLEARTQRKPRILEAIQKVENDPILFITAARIFWSERKLDKADTWFQKAVILDPDYGDTWAWWYKFLLQHGTEEKRADVVGKCVANDPKHGEVWQRVRKDPANAGNTTEEVLRMVSKVLE encoded by the exons ATGTCTGGTCGCAAGGACTTCCTGTCGCAACAGGCGCCGGAGAACTATGTTGCTGGTCTCGGTCGTGGTGCTACCGGCTTCACCACACGATCCGATCTAGGACCAGCACGAGAAGGACCAAGTGAAGAGCAAATCAAGGAAGCCCTCGCAAAGCGTGCCGCCGCCCTCGGAAATGCACCTCCCACAGCATATGGTGTAACCAAAAAGAAGGACGAGGACgaagaagtcgacgagcaATTCCGCGACGCCGAGAACGAAGAAGGACTTTTCGCAACCGGAAATTACGATCGCGAGGACGATGAGGCAGATCGCATCTACCAAGCAGTCGACGACCGCATGGGCAGACGGCGCAAGATCTCAAG GGAAGAGCGAGAACAACGCGAACGAGAAGACTTCGAACGGAAGAATCCTAAGATTCAGCAGCAGTTTGCCGATCTCAAGCGAGCCCTCAATACCGTCAGCGATGAGGATTGGCAGAATATCCCCGAGGTGGGTGACTTGACTGGCAAGAACAGGAGGAGCAAGCAGAATAAGAACAGTCGTTTCTATGCCGTCCCGGATAGTGTGTTGGCAGGTGCAAGAGACAGTGGACAGTTGGGCGCGGAAGTGCAGGATGAGGGCGCAGCGACGGAGGCGACAAATGGTGATCAGGCAGACGGGACTGTGACGAACTTTGCGGATATTGGTGCAGCGCGAGATAAAGTGTTGCAAGCGCGTCTGGACAAAGCTGCGCAGTCTTCGGGCACGGCGACTGCAGGCACAAGCACGAGCATCGACCCGAAGGGATACTTGACGAGCCTAGGCAACACTGAGCTGAGCAACATTCCCGGGGCACAAAACGTTGGTGACATCAAGCGTGCGCGGGTGCTGCTGGAGTCAGTGATCAAGACGAACCCTCGTCATGGACCTGGATGGATCGCAGCTGCACGTCTGGAGGAGTACGCGGGCAAGATTGTGGCAGCTCGAAATGTCATGCGTAGAGGCTGCGAGATGTGCCCGAAGAGCGAAGACGTCTGGTTAGAAAGCATGCGCCTGAACGAGAACGCGAACGCCAAGATCATTGCGGCAGATGCGATCAAGCACAATGATCGATCAGTGAGGCTGTGGATTGAGGCCTCGAAACTGGAGGCTGTACCGGCCGCAAAGAAGCGAGTACTGCGGAAAGCACTTGATCACATCCCGCAGTCTGTTGCAATCTGGAAGGAAGCTGTCAATCTTGAAGAGGACCCTGCTGATGCTAAGCTGCTTCTTGCGAAGGCTACTGAGATCATCCCACTGTCGACTGAGCTGTGGCTGGCACTGGCACGTCTAGAGTCACCTGAGCAGGCACAAGTCGTCTTGAACAAAGCACGCAAAGCAGTGCCTACGAGTCACGAAATCTGGATCGCAGCTGCACGACTACAAGAGCAATCTGGCAAGGAAGATATGGTGTACAAGGTCATGGATCGTGCGATCAGAGCGCTCATCAAGGAGTCCGCCATGCTTAAGCGTGAGGAATGGATCGAGCAAGCCGAGCTTTGCGAGGAGGAGGGTGCTCTCGTCACATGTCGATCCATCGTCAAGGAGACCATCGGCTGGGGCCTTGATGAAGACGATGATCGCAAACAAGTGTGGCTTGACGATGCGAAGTCTTCGATCGCGCGAGGCCGTTTTGAGACTGCGCGAGCCATCTTTGCCAAAGCGAAGCAGGAGTTCTATCACCGAAGAAGTGTCTGGCTGGCATCGGCAGATCTTGAGAGAAGTCATGGCACAAAAGAGGCATTACTCAGCGTGCTCGAAGAAGCCACCAAATCCATACCTACCTCCAGCGAGATGTGGATGCAGCTTGCCAGGGAGAAGTGGCTCACGGGTGATGTTGCTGGCGCAAGACAAGTCCTCGGAGAAGCCTTCTCCAAGAACCCCGAAAGCGAAGACATCTACCTCGCCGCCGTCAAGCTCGAAGCCGACAACGGCGAAGAAGAGCAAGCCCGCAGACTCCTCGCCCAAGCACGCTCCGACGCACGAACAGACCGTGTCTTTATCCGCAGCGTCGCTTTCGAGCGCCAGACAGGCCACAACGACCGCGCGCTTGAACTCGTCAACGAAGGCATCGATACGTTCCCCAGAACCGACAAACTCTGGATGATGAAAGGTCAAATCTACGAAGCAAAGAACATGCTCCCTCAAGCCCGCGAAGCCTACAGCAACGGCCGCCGCAATTGTCCGAAATCAGTACCACTCTGGCTCCTCGCATCCCGCCTCGAAGAACGCATGGGCACCGTCCTCAAGGCCCGCGCAATCCTCGACCAAGCCCGAAAAGCCGTCCCCAAAGACCCTCAACTCTGGACCGAAACCATCCGCCTCGAACTCCGCGCAAAGAACACCCCCGCCGCCAATCAAAAACTCGCCCAAGCGCTCCAAGAATGCCCCAAATCCGGCCTCATCTGGGCCGAACGCATCTGGCACCTCGAAGCCCGCACCCAACGCAAACCTCGTATCCTCGAAGCGATCCAAAAAGTCGAAAACGACCCGATCCTCTTCATCACCGCAGCAAGAATCTTCTGGAGTGAGCGTAAATTGGACAAGGCGGATACGTGGTTCCAGAAGGCTGTGATTTTGGATCCGGATTATGGCGATACGTGGGCTTGGTGGTATAAGTTTTTGCTGCAGCATGGGACGGAGGAGAAGAGGGCGGATGTGGTGGGGAAGTGTGTGGCGAATGACCCGAAGCATGGGGAGGTGTGGCAGAGAGTTAGGAAGGATCCGGCGAATGCGGGTAACACGACGGAGGAGGTTTTGAGGATGGTTAGTAAGGTGTTGGAGTAG
- a CDS encoding Diphthine methyl ester synthase, whose protein sequence is MLYIIGLGLADERDISTKGLEIVKRAERVYLEAYTAVLLVEKEQLEAYYGRSVIIADREMVESQSDDILAGAHEKDVAFLVVGDPFSATTHTDLALRCRQHEPHIATRTLPNASILTAVGATGLSLYNYGQTVSMVFFTETWKPDSFYDRVAENASLGLHTLVLLDIKVKEPNLQALARGKIVYEPPRFMTVAQCASQMIEVEETRQQGITAKEKLAIGVARLGSEGEQIVAGTLEELTQFDLGKPLHSLVLVGTKMHEMEWEFAREFAVDKEKFDEIWKRDYVGKN, encoded by the exons ATGCTGTACATCATCGGCCTGGGCCTCGCTGATGAGCGCGACATCTCAACAAAGGGTCTTGAAATCGTCAAACGAGCAGAGCGTGTCTACCTCGAAGCTTACACAGCTGTCTTGCTCGTAGAGAAGGAGCAATTG GAAGCATACTATGGCAGATCCGTGATCATCGCTGATCGTGAAATGGTCGAGTCGCAATCCGATGACATTCTGGCTGGTGCTCATGAAAAGGACGTGGCCTTCCTTGTCGTGGGGGACCCGTTCAGCGCGACTACACACACTGATCTCGCACTACGCTGTCGTCAACATGAGCCTCACATCGCTACAAGGACTTTGCCTAACGCCTCGATCCTGACCGCGGTAGGTGCCACCGGACTCAGTCTTTACAATTACGGCCAGACAGTTTCTATGGTGTTCTTCACAGAAACGTGGAAGCCGGACAGTTTCTACGATCGTGTCGCCGAGAATGCGAGTCTGGGTCTGCATACTCTCGTGCTGCTCGACATCAAAGTCAAAGAGCCGAACTTGCAAGCACTGGCAAGAGGCAAGATTGTGTACGAGCCACCTCGTTTCATGACTGTGGCTCAATGCGCTAGCCAGATGATCGAAGTCGAAGAGACCAGGCAGCAAGGCATCACCGCAAAGGAGAAGCTCGCCATTGGTGTTGCTCGATTGGGCAGCGAAGGTGAGCAGATCGTGGCCGGCACACTGGAAGAATTAACGCAATTCGACCTTGGCAAGCCCTTACACAGTCTTGTGCTTGTGGGAACCAAGATGCACGAAATGGAGTGGGAATTCGCTCGAGAGTTTGCTGTTGATAAGGAGAAGTTCGATGAAATATGGAAGCGCGACTATGTAGGGAAGAACTAG
- a CDS encoding GPN-loop GTPase 3: MASKYGTIVMGPAGAGKTTFCTAMIQHLKNNRRSCFYINLDPAAEDFAYEPDVDIKDLISLEDVMEELHLGPNGGLIYCFEFLMENLDFLTDPLEDVTEEYLIIIDMPGQIELYTHVPIVPQLIQHLTRGSLNISMCAAYLLESSFIVDRAKFFSGTLSAMSAMIMMELPHVNILSKMDQVKGQVARKELKRFIDPDTSLLQDAPESGLVYEFKEDLDNHDADKVKDIMTGTSFARLNQAVGQLIDDFSLVSFLKLDAQDEDSVGAVLSYIDDAIQFHEAQEPKEPNDDLGDTEMG; encoded by the coding sequence ATGGCATCCAAGTATGGCACCATCGTCATGGGTCCTGCCGGCGCGGGCAAAACGACTTTCTGCACAGCAATGATCCAACACCTCAAGAACAACCGCCGATCATGCTTCTACATAAACCTCGACCCGGCCGCCGAAGACTTCGCATACGAGCCCGACGTCGACATCAAGGATCTCATCTCCCTCGAGGACGTCATGGAAGAGCTGCATCTGGGCCCGAACGGTGGTCTGATCTACTGCTTCGAGTTCCTCATGGAGAATCTCGACTTCCTGACTGATCCGCTGGAAGATGTCACCGAAGAGTACCTGATCATCATCGACATGCCTGGCCAGATCGAGCTATACACCCATGTTCCGATCGTACCTCAGCTCATTCAGCATCTCACAAGAGGAAGTCTCAACATCAGCATGTGCGCTGCATATCTTCTGGAGAGCTCTTTCATCGTGGACCGCGCAAAGTTCTTCTCTGGCACTCTCAGCGCCATGAGCGCCATGATCATGATGGAGCTGCCTCATGTGAATATTCTGAGCAAGATGGATCAAGTGAAGGGACAAGTTGCGAGGAAAGAGCTGAAGCGCTTCATCGATCCGGATACCAGCTTGCTTCAAGACGCGCCGGAGAGCGGGCTCGTCTATGAGTTTAAGGAGGACCTGGACAACCACGATGCAGACAAAGTGAAGGACATAATGACTGGGACGTCTTTCGCGAGGCTCAATCAAGCAGTCGGGCAGCTGATCGATGACTTCAGCTTAGTATCGTTCCTGAAGCTTGATGCGCAAGACGAAGACAGCGTCGGGGCAGTACTCAGCTACATCGACGATGCGATACAGTTTCATGAGGCTCAAGAGCCAAAGGAGCCAAATGACGATCTTGGCGATACAGAGATGGGATGA
- a CDS encoding SAGA complex subunit spt3, whose protein sequence is MADNKNAKYRTEIQQMMFVSGETGDVSPETTSMIESIVQQQVMEMLKRATELAARRGVRTISTDDLIFLIRHDKAKVSRLRTFLSWKDVRKSAKDSDDKGAGGGDAGGVDDFDLAANDPTLGTGPSVGTRNSKNKKAKVGLPWDVSSFYSEQVPEREDEEDEEEEEMNAATLQRLKQADERTKGMNAEEYLHFSECRQASFTFRKGKRFREWAGFGVVTDSKPNDDIVDILGFLTYEIVTLLTEEALKVKAAEDALKRESGGDEEKRGRKRRREPGLFDPPEEARSPVGPKHIQEAFRRLQKPDLKAKYMHHIPKGGWQRPLKLI, encoded by the exons ATGGCCGACAACAAGAATGCAAAGTACCGGACGGAGATCCAACAG ATGATGTTCGTGTCCGGAGAGACCGGCGATGTATCACCTGAAACGACAAGCATGATTGAGAGCATAGTACAACAGCAAGTCATGGAGATGCTCAAGCGCGCCACAGAACTCGCAGCTCGTCGAGGCGTACGAACAATCAGCACAGACGATCTCATCTTCCTCATCCGACACGACAAAGCGAAAGTATCACGATTACGAACATTCTTATCATGGAAAGACGTCCGCAAGAGTGCCAAGGACAGCGACGACAAAGGCGCAGGTGGTGGCGATGCAGGAGGCGTGGACGACTTCGATCTTGCAGCAAACGATCCGACTCTAGGCACAGGTCCAAGCGTCGGCACACGAAATAGCAAGAACAAGAAAGCCAAAGTCGGCCTCCCTTGGGACGTGTCCAGCTTCTACAGCGAGCAGGTCCCTGAGCGTGAAGACGAAGAAGATGAAGAGGAAGAAGAAATGAACGCCGCTACCCTGCAACGCCTCAAGCAAGCCGACGAGCGCACCAAAGGCATGAACGCAGAAGAATATCTACATTTCTCCGAATGTCGGCAAGCATCGTTTACATTCCGAAAGGGTAAACGCTTTCGAGAATGGGCTGGCTTTGGTGTAGTCACAGATTCAAAGCCCAACGATGACATTGTCGATATCTTGGGCTTCCTAACATATGAGATTGTCACATTACTCACTGAGGAGGCGCTGAAGGTCAAGGCTGCGGAGGATGCGTTAAAGAGGGAGAGCGGTGGAGACGAGGAGAAGCGAGGACGGAAGAGGAGACGAGAGCCTGGACTGTTTGACCCACCTGAAGAGGCGAGGAGTCCGGTGGGCCCGAAGCATATACAAGAGGCGTTTCGACGGTTGCAGAAGCCGGATTTGAAGGCGAAGTATATGCATCATATTCCGAAGGGTGGTTGGCAGAGGCCGTTGAAGCTGATATGA
- a CDS encoding putative secreted lipase encodes MSRRSGSLVRCPCIRDKGLICMAHVVREDETADGRQRSKSSSYPTHPANDLEPVVHLGPAGSYRGIIQNNGTVASWKGIPYATPPVDSLRFMPPEPLAPQHSSIVDVTTDALRCVQFAGAPYGVINSNMVGQRSGPGQEDCLKLWIWKPANASAEAKLPVMFYVHGGGLQYSAAPNNDFSDWVGQSQNFIAVNVAYRLGALGFMAHSSLPSANAGLLDQRMGIQWVKQNIAAFGGNPDDITIMGQSGAGYAVVSQLALYDGDNQGLFQKAIPRSVQRSPMFPVDELTDRNAEYFRLLNCTTGQGQLECFKSVPVSSLVNAYNSLSRYRATSGIFQNRTFGSSAAFLPMIDGVTLTDTITQLFKKGKTANVPVLAGAVNDEGANTAARNITTISPSTNTIWNLTDQQVYQAASFYPVNAGFGYASPDNFFLGGFKAYIQSVNSFGEAGMTGSERLIGKYMSDAHGADRVWTFRFNAPGVGTNYTGHQYPLSWVAHSADNSYLQNRTSVMTAFEKGMASEWRAYLGSFIRTGNPNTQKLPNSPEWPSYGALNDYVNSPVRLVPQFAYSSNPDQDDRTSTQVEVSQKAQIEREDWWTSDALLESMRL; translated from the exons ATGAGCCGCAGATCCGGCTCACTGGTTCGATGCCCATGTATTCGGGACAAAGGTCTTATCTGCATGGCGCATGTCGTGCGGGAAGATGAGACAGCTGATGGACGCCAGAGATCCAAGTCTTCGTCGTATCCGACCCATCCCGCCAATGATTTGGAACCAGTCGTTCACTTGGGTCCTGCGGGTAGTTATAGGGGTATCATACAGAACAATGGAAC CGTGGCTAGTTGGAAAGGCATCCCGTACGCAACGCCTCCTGTAGATTCGTTGCGTTTTATGCCTCCAGAGCCTCTGGCGCCACAACATTCTTCCATCGTCGACGTGACGACCGATGCGCTCCGATGCGTGCAATTCGCTGGTGCCCCCTACGGTGTCATCAACTCAAACATGGTCGGACAAAGGTCTGGGCCGGGACAGGAAGATTGTCTCAAGCTATGGATCTGGAAGCCAGCCAACGCATCTGCGGAAGCTAAGCTCCCTGTCATGTTCTATGTTCAT GGCGGCGGCTTGCAATACAGCGCGGCACCCAACAACGACTTTAGCGACTGGGTGGGTCAAAGCCAGAACTTCATCGCCGTCAACGTAGCTTACCGACTCGGGGCGCTTGGCTTCATGGCCCACTCATCGCTGCCATCGGCAAACGCTGGCCTGCTCGACCAAAGGATGGGCATTCAATGGGTCAAGCAGAACATCGCGGCTTTTGGTGGCAATCCCGACGACATCACTATCATGGGCCAATCCGGCGCAGGTTACGCCGTAGTGTCGCAGCTGGCCCTGTACGACGGAGACAACCAAGGCTTATTTCAGAAGGCGATTCCTCGTTCGGTCCAACGCTCGCCAATGTTTCCGGTCGATGAGCTTACAGATCGCAATGCTGAATACTTCCGCTTGCTCAATTGCACGACTGGGCAGGGTCAGCTCGAGTGCTTTAAGAGCGTGCCGGTGTCATCCCTTGTCAATGCATACAACAGTCTGTCCAGGTACAGGGCAACCAGTGG GATATTTCAGAACCGCACATTTGGATCATCTGCGGCATTTCTGCCCATGATCGACGGCGTTACGTTGACAGATACTATTACGCAGCTTTTCAAGAAAGGCAAGACAGCGAACGTGCCTGTCCTTGCGGGCGCGGTAAATGACGAAGGTGCGAACACCGCTGCTCGCAACATCACGACCATTAGCCCATCGACCAACACAATCTGGAACTTGACGGATCAGCAAGTCTATCAGGCCGCAAGTTTTTACCCAGTCAACGCAGGCTTCGGGTACGCTAGCCCCGACAACTTCTTCCTTGGCGGATTCAAAGCATACATCCAGAGTGTCAATTCATTCGGTGAGGCAGGAATGACAGGTTCGGAACGCCTCATTGGCAAATATATGAGTGATGCTCATGGCGCCGATCGGGTTTGGACATTCCGATTCAACGCACCTG GCGTCGGCACAAACTACACTGGCCATCAGTACCCACTGAGTTGGGTGGCCCACTCGGCTGACAACAGCTACTTACAGAACCGCACGTCTGTGATGACTGCCTTTGAGAAGGGAATGGCATCGGAGTGGCGTGCTTATCTGGGTTCTTTCATCCGCACTGGCAATCCTAACACCCAGAAACTGCCCAATTCACCAGAGTGGCCCAGTTATGGTGCCCTCAATGATTATGTCAACTCGCCCGTGAGGTTAGTCCCGCAGTTTGCGTACTCCAGCAACCCCGACCAAGACGACAGGACTAGCACCCAAGTTGAGGTGTCTCAAAAGGCACAGATTGAGCGTGAGGATTGGTGGACGTCAGATGCTCTTCTCGAAAGTATGAGGTTGTGA